A stretch of the Azorhizobium caulinodans ORS 571 genome encodes the following:
- a CDS encoding ATP-binding protein, which yields MTNDIATLTSLLSRIADALERAAPPATVAPDFEAADAFVWATQPSRFEPVPRVNRVEMDLLQGIDRVRDQLVENTERFARGLAANNALLWGARGMGKSSLVKAAHAHVNRSITDPAAPRLKLVEIHREDIETLPALMAHARAARHRFIVFCDDLSFDADDTSYKSLKAVLEGGIEGRPDNVIFYATSNRRHLLPRDMMENERSTAINPGEAVEEKVSLSDRFGLWLGFHKCSQDEYLAMVEGYVAHHGLPVTEADWRPQALEWATTRGARSGRTAWQFVQDLAGRLGVPLKAA from the coding sequence AGCCGGATCGCCGACGCGCTGGAGCGCGCGGCCCCGCCCGCCACTGTCGCCCCGGATTTCGAGGCGGCGGACGCCTTCGTCTGGGCGACACAGCCGTCCCGCTTCGAGCCGGTGCCGCGTGTCAACCGGGTGGAGATGGATCTGCTCCAGGGCATCGATCGGGTGCGCGACCAGCTGGTGGAGAACACCGAGCGCTTCGCGCGCGGGCTTGCCGCCAACAACGCCCTGCTGTGGGGTGCGCGCGGCATGGGCAAAAGCTCGCTGGTGAAGGCGGCCCATGCGCATGTGAACCGGTCCATTACCGACCCGGCTGCCCCGCGCCTCAAGCTCGTGGAAATCCACCGCGAGGACATCGAGACCCTGCCGGCGCTGATGGCCCACGCGCGCGCCGCCCGTCACCGCTTCATCGTCTTCTGCGACGATCTCTCCTTCGATGCGGACGACACCTCCTACAAGTCGCTGAAGGCGGTGCTGGAGGGCGGCATCGAGGGCCGGCCGGACAATGTGATCTTCTACGCCACCTCCAACCGCCGGCACCTGCTGCCGCGCGACATGATGGAGAATGAGCGCTCCACCGCCATCAATCCCGGCGAGGCGGTGGAAGAGAAGGTCTCGCTCTCGGACCGCTTCGGGCTCTGGCTCGGCTTCCACAAGTGCAGCCAGGACGAATATCTGGCGATGGTCGAAGGCTATGTGGCCCATCACGGCCTCCCGGTCACGGAAGCCGACTGGCGTCCGCAGGCGCTGGAATGGGCCACCACGCGCGGCGCCCGCTCCGGCCGCACGGCGTGGCAGTTCGTGCAGGATCTGGCCGGCCGGCTCGGCGTGCCGCTGAAGGCCGCGTAA
- a CDS encoding helix-turn-helix domain-containing protein, which yields MTSSREGITVLEDLRWRRWNGAVADVWHAACEAGAHGYYVAKDPRLFVVLERSGGGSDLKLSPGANEVVASRAEHHLTFVPAGMPLWSRIDAPMTIRHLDIHFDVDTLSSRIGEELDADRLSTPRLRFTDARMMSLARLIAAECMDGDGHHDLYGDGLIVALFIDLMQLARVPERKRGALAPWQLRRVTDFIEANCLRNIRLQELAELAELSQSYFSHAFKAATGLAPYQWHTQARLKRVQQMLAGDMPLTDIAAAAGFADQAHLTRVFRRAFGQTPGAWRRGLRAN from the coding sequence ATGACATCGTCGCGTGAGGGCATCACGGTTCTGGAGGATCTGCGCTGGCGGCGGTGGAATGGTGCGGTGGCTGACGTGTGGCATGCCGCCTGCGAGGCCGGTGCGCACGGATATTATGTGGCCAAGGATCCGCGCCTCTTTGTCGTGCTGGAGCGCTCCGGCGGTGGGTCAGACCTGAAGCTCAGCCCCGGCGCCAACGAGGTGGTGGCGAGCCGCGCCGAGCATCACCTGACCTTCGTCCCCGCCGGCATGCCGCTCTGGTCGCGCATCGACGCGCCCATGACCATCCGGCATCTGGATATCCACTTCGACGTGGACACGCTGTCCTCGCGCATCGGCGAGGAACTGGATGCGGACCGCCTCTCAACGCCCCGTCTCAGGTTTACGGATGCGCGGATGATGAGCCTTGCCCGTCTCATCGCGGCCGAATGCATGGATGGGGACGGGCACCACGATCTCTACGGCGACGGGCTCATCGTGGCCCTGTTCATCGATCTGATGCAGCTTGCCCGCGTGCCGGAGCGCAAGCGCGGGGCGCTGGCGCCGTGGCAGTTGCGCCGCGTCACCGATTTCATCGAGGCCAACTGCCTGCGCAACATCCGCCTTCAGGAACTGGCGGAGCTCGCCGAACTCTCGCAATCCTATTTCAGCCACGCCTTCAAGGCGGCGACCGGCCTTGCGCCCTATCAGTGGCACACCCAGGCGCGGCTGAAGCGCGTGCAGCAGATGCTTGCGGGCGACATGCCGCTGACCGACATTGCGGCAGCGGCCGGCTTTGCCGATCAGGCGCACCTCACCCGTGTGTTCCGCCGCGCCTTCGGGCAGACGCCCGGCGCGTGGCGCCGGGGTCTCAGAGCGAACTGA
- a CDS encoding TonB-dependent siderophore receptor encodes MSLRYLLMLGVAFSALLAGPARAQQAGETSSILLDTITVETQGQKESPTGPVQGYVARQTLTGTKTATPLLEVPQSISVITRDQMDDRQVQNLGQALDYSVGVVSQPYGTDPRFDSPIIRGFSSATSQYLNGLKLMRDAGATSIDPYALERVDVLRGPASVLYGQGNPGGLIDMISKRPTWTNFGEFNLEAGTFDNYSASFDFGGPTSPDSKVAYRLTGLARTTGTQTDFVDMDRYLLAPSFTFQPDAATSFTLLAMVQYDTPNSTVGLPAQYTLQSLNGLKLSRNTYLGDPDFNSSSRTLSSVGYEFSHTFDNNVTFRQNARYLKLDWDYAALYYNGLSTTNPAIANRGSSTNDENLGTFTIDNQLEAKLTTGPLSHDILIGADYRNFNTDTFSTFGTAPTINVFAPLYNQYIGNSIWYASKVNGTVDQLGLYAQDQIKLDRWLLTLGARQDWASTNSSTLTNYGLTTQDQDDSAATWRAGLTYLFDNGIAPYVSYSTSFEPVIGNMPAALGGAAFQPSEGKQYEAGIKYQPVGWNAFFTAAVYDLTQSNVQSTDLINGVSYAVQNGEVHVKGVELSATASLTQGLKLIANYTYMDAAITQGQYAGNQPGNVPKNSANAWLDYTWQTGPLKGFGLGGGVRYVGERYDLDSNANLLPANTLVDAAIHYEKGPFKAQLNVSNIADVTYVASCGFFGCFYGDGRTVTGKVTYKW; translated from the coding sequence ATGTCCCTTCGCTACCTTCTCATGCTCGGCGTGGCCTTTTCCGCGCTGCTGGCCGGCCCCGCGCGGGCGCAGCAGGCCGGCGAGACGTCCTCCATCCTGCTCGATACGATCACCGTGGAAACGCAGGGTCAGAAGGAGAGCCCCACCGGCCCCGTTCAGGGCTATGTGGCCCGCCAGACCCTGACCGGCACGAAGACCGCCACGCCGCTCCTGGAGGTGCCGCAGTCCATCTCCGTCATCACGCGCGACCAGATGGACGACCGGCAGGTGCAGAACCTCGGCCAGGCGCTGGATTATTCGGTGGGCGTGGTTTCGCAGCCCTATGGCACCGATCCGCGCTTCGACTCGCCCATCATCCGCGGCTTCTCGTCCGCCACCAGCCAGTATCTCAACGGCCTGAAGCTGATGCGCGACGCGGGCGCCACCTCCATCGACCCCTATGCGCTGGAGCGCGTGGACGTGCTGCGCGGGCCGGCCTCCGTGCTCTACGGGCAGGGCAATCCCGGCGGCCTGATCGACATGATCAGCAAGCGGCCCACCTGGACCAACTTCGGCGAGTTCAACCTTGAGGCCGGCACCTTCGACAATTATTCCGCGAGCTTTGATTTCGGCGGGCCGACCTCCCCCGATTCCAAGGTCGCCTATCGCCTCACCGGCCTTGCCCGCACCACGGGCACCCAGACCGACTTCGTGGACATGGACCGCTACCTGCTGGCGCCCTCCTTCACCTTCCAGCCGGATGCCGCCACCTCCTTCACCCTGCTCGCCATGGTGCAGTACGACACGCCGAACTCCACCGTCGGCCTGCCGGCGCAATATACTTTGCAATCGCTCAACGGCCTGAAGCTGTCGCGCAACACCTATCTGGGCGATCCGGACTTCAACTCCTCCAGCCGCACGCTGTCGTCCGTCGGCTATGAATTCAGCCACACCTTCGACAACAACGTCACCTTCCGCCAGAACGCCCGCTACCTGAAGCTCGACTGGGATTATGCGGCGCTCTATTACAACGGCCTCAGCACCACGAACCCGGCCATCGCCAATCGCGGCTCGTCCACCAATGACGAGAACCTCGGCACCTTCACCATCGACAACCAGCTCGAGGCGAAGCTCACCACGGGTCCGCTGAGCCACGACATCCTGATCGGTGCGGACTATCGGAACTTCAACACCGATACCTTCTCCACCTTCGGCACCGCGCCGACCATCAATGTCTTCGCGCCGCTCTATAACCAGTATATCGGCAATTCCATCTGGTACGCTTCCAAGGTCAACGGCACGGTGGACCAGTTGGGCCTCTATGCGCAGGACCAGATCAAGCTCGACCGCTGGCTGCTGACCCTGGGCGCGCGGCAGGACTGGGCCAGCACCAATTCGTCCACCCTCACCAATTACGGCCTGACCACGCAGGATCAGGACGACAGCGCCGCCACCTGGCGCGCGGGCCTGACCTATCTGTTTGACAACGGCATCGCGCCTTATGTCAGCTATTCCACCTCCTTCGAGCCGGTGATCGGAAACATGCCGGCGGCGCTCGGCGGCGCGGCCTTCCAGCCCTCGGAAGGCAAGCAGTATGAGGCCGGCATCAAGTATCAGCCGGTGGGCTGGAATGCCTTCTTCACCGCCGCCGTCTATGACCTCACCCAGAGCAACGTGCAGTCCACCGATCTCATCAATGGCGTGAGCTATGCGGTGCAGAATGGTGAGGTGCATGTGAAGGGCGTCGAGCTCTCCGCCACCGCCAGCCTCACGCAGGGGCTGAAGCTGATCGCCAACTACACCTACATGGATGCGGCGATCACGCAGGGCCAGTATGCCGGCAACCAGCCCGGCAACGTGCCGAAGAATTCCGCCAACGCCTGGCTCGATTATACGTGGCAGACCGGCCCGCTGAAGGGCTTCGGCCTCGGCGGCGGCGTGCGCTACGTGGGCGAGCGCTACGATCTCGACAGCAACGCCAACCTCCTGCCCGCCAACACGCTGGTCGATGCGGCGATCCATTATGAGAAAGGGCCGTTCAAGGCCCAGCTCAATGTCTCCAACATCGCCGATGTCACCTATGTGGCGAGCTGCGGCTTCTTCGGCTGCTTCTATGGCGACGGGCGCACCGTCACCGGAAAGGTCACCTACAAATGGTGA
- a CDS encoding ABC transporter ATP-binding protein, protein MSTPLWQLSEVSFAVPGREILAPLSLSLAPGRVYGLIGPNGSGKSTLLKLLARQQAPSGGTIRFENRPLADWRARDFARAVAYMPQFTPPTDGMSVRELVALGRFPWHGTLGRFTAADRAKVESAIARTDLAALADRSVDSLSGGERQRAWVALMLAQEPRCLLLDEPTSALDIAHQSEVLALVRRLCRSPEGEAMTVVVVLHDINLAVRTCDELIALRGGRILAQGAAADLVTPDLLGALYGLPMGVIPHPVRGEPMGYVL, encoded by the coding sequence GTGAGCACGCCGCTCTGGCAGCTCTCTGAGGTCTCCTTCGCGGTGCCGGGACGGGAGATCCTGGCGCCGCTCTCCCTGTCGCTGGCCCCGGGGCGCGTCTATGGGCTCATCGGCCCGAACGGCTCTGGCAAGAGCACGCTCCTGAAACTGCTGGCCCGCCAGCAGGCTCCGAGCGGCGGCACCATCCGCTTCGAGAACCGCCCCCTCGCGGACTGGCGGGCGCGCGACTTTGCCCGCGCCGTCGCCTACATGCCGCAGTTCACGCCGCCCACCGACGGCATGAGCGTGCGCGAGCTGGTGGCGCTCGGCCGCTTTCCCTGGCACGGAACCCTCGGCCGCTTCACGGCGGCTGACCGGGCCAAGGTGGAGAGCGCCATCGCGCGAACGGACCTCGCGGCGCTGGCGGACCGCAGCGTGGACAGCCTCTCCGGCGGCGAGCGCCAGCGGGCGTGGGTGGCGCTCATGCTGGCACAGGAACCGCGTTGCCTGCTGCTGGACGAGCCCACGTCCGCTCTCGACATCGCGCACCAGAGCGAGGTGCTGGCCCTCGTGCGCCGGCTCTGCCGCTCGCCGGAGGGGGAGGCCATGACCGTCGTCGTGGTGCTGCATGACATCAATCTCGCCGTGCGCACATGCGATGAGCTCATCGCCTTGCGCGGTGGGCGCATCCTCGCGCAGGGGGCGGCTGCCGATCTGGTGACGCCGGACCTGCTGGGCGCGCTCTATGGCCTGCCCATGGGGGTCATCCCCCATCCCGTGCGGGGCGAACCCATGGGCTATGTGCTGTGA